One Ictalurus furcatus strain D&B chromosome 7, Billie_1.0, whole genome shotgun sequence genomic window, AAACGGTGACGTGTTGGACGTTtagtgcactacgtagggtGAAATAGCTTATGTTTTATACCGTATACAGTGCACATGGGGCGTATTAGTATTGCGCCAGCGGTGGGTGTTGTTCCTGTCATGGCCGCTATAGGGCGCTCACTGCACGCAATACCGACGTGTATGAAATGGCTGAATTGATGAGTAGCACGTATACGCAAaagcacacaaaacaaacaataccGTTTACGTAGATTGCTTGAGGACGCTAACGCTATTTACGCAGGTTGACTAGCATGACGCTCTGAACGTCAACATGGGGGTAGGTCCGCTCGTTTTCGccccttttgatttttttttaacgcgtGTGGctagtttttattaaatattcttATTAAACTGatatatttactttttctttAGAAATTCGGTTTGCAGTTTAAAGCGACGCTGGAGAACGTTACAAATGTTAGACCAGACGGAGACGACTTCCGCTGGTATTTAAAggtaacgttagctagctaaaaataaatataattagctTTAAGGCTAAATACAAATTTAGCTAAAGATATCCAAGTATAGCACACCGTCTTTGTCGTTGTTTTAATTCACCTCGGCATTCGTAATTCCTAGCGAGGCATGCTGCTAGCTAGCTGTAGTGCTGGTGTGGATGAATAGCAAATGCCTTAATATAAATAGTGCACTAGGTAGGCGCTAGAACGCCGTTCATTCTTACGGTAAGAAGTGAACATATACAGGGAGTGTGAATTGGTTTAGGATTCAACCCGCATGTCAGCAGCGTTAAAGAAAAGTTAGTTGTTCAGTACGAAATTAttatattgatttgttttgttttgtctttttttgtagCTGAAGTGTGGGAATTGTGGTGAGATCTCAGACAAATGGCAGTATATCACATTGCTGGTAATTATAAATGatgtattattaaattatttatttattaattgttattattattattattattagcagtctGTGTGTAGCAGgaattgtatgtatttattaattactgaTACAAAGATTTTCCTCAGGACAGTATGCCGCTGAAAGGAGGCCGAGGCAGTGCCAGTATGGTTCAGAAGTGTAAACTGTGCTCCCGGGAAAACTCAataggtaaacacacacacaccttgactttataaataaaaggagaaaaaaagaagaaatattcAAATGAACTTGGAACTGCATTGTTATCTGAGGCCATGCCTCTAGTCCATGTAAAAGAAAGGGGTCAGGGCCAACATTGTCGCCATATACAAGTCACCTTACAGGTGAGAATTCTATTGGAGGCAACGGCAAATCTTTCACACgttaacaaaattaaaataatcataaaaagaTCCTGTGTGTTTGGATTTTGTTTGGGGAATCAATCTAGCGATCTGACATCAGGTGTTCAGCGAAACTATGATGTTTACTCAAAAATCACCTCTGACCAGGAGCACTGAAAAGAAAACAGGTGGTGAAATACAGGTGTAAATAAACGCCACGCGGTGACGTGTACACGATGGATTTCTCCCACAGATATCCTGAAGGACACCATCACGCCGTACAACGTAAGTTAAAACACACCTGTTTTTCACCCAGAAATCAAGAGAGATGCAAAAAGATGCACTCAACTGTACAATCTATTCCTTTTAGTATTGCTGTAGCTATTGACTAATTGATAGTGGTTCATAAATACTTCATGAATGATAAGTCAAGAGTTGAAGGGTGGTTCGAGTCTATCCCAGTTGCTTCATTAAGGTGGAGGACAGTGAGCGGTTCAAGACGATGGTGCAGTTTGAGTGTCGAGGCCTCGAGCCGGTCGACTTCCAACCTCAGGTGAGaacgaaccccccccccccccaatatccAAGTCCAGACCAAGATTTATCTCCACGCTGATTTCTTCTCAGGCTGGATTTGCGGCTAAGGGCGCAGAGACGACCACCCAGTTCCCTGAAATCAACCTTCAGGAGAAAGTAAGTCAGAGTTTGTACTTTGCACTTGTTAAGAACATCCAGTAGACCGTGCAGAATAACCAACCGTTCTGTTTTAGGACTGGACAGACTATGACGAGAAAGCTGGCGAGTCAGTGGGCATCTATGAAGTCACACATCAGTTTATCAAGTGTTGAGAGCATTGGAGATGGAGCACAAATGTTGTGGCTGGAGATCcaacaaagaaaaagagactTTATACAAGGAACATTCATAAAATTCAACAAAAATActttaattgttgttgttgaaattgTAAATGGATGTGTTTGGGGGGAACAGGCAAGAACATTCACTGCATAAAAGATGACCAGTTCCTTGGAGATGCAGGTCTGCacttaaataaagttatgaTTTGTAAGAATTGCTCTTTGGTTCATTTGGTAGCATAAACTCAGTCTCTGTTCTGTGTAAAGGACAATATTTTACTTGAGTCTTGATGTAGAGTCCAAAAGAGTCTTCATCATGTTAGATTTTTTGTTTTCACTATTACACTAATTTGGATATTTAGGTAATGTCAGGGCAAGAGTTCCAAAACTAGATACAATGCAACAATATGCTTGGTTTCTTCCAACAACCTGGAACCAGAAAAAATGTCACATGTCAAACATGCAAAATGACCACTTAAATCCCACCATCTGCTGTAGGTCGTCACGTTCATGTTAGCAACCGCCATTACTGTTTGTTACCAACACACCCCCGTCTCGGAAAGTCAGCGCCCTGGAAAAGTTTCCAATTTGTAATTGTAACATTGTAGTGATATTCAAGTGGGCTTACATTGTAATTATAACAGTTGTAACAGGAGTTCAAGGTAGCATTTTCCcctgcttcatctctacctaaagagaatgatgcagcggcgctttagtcctttaccgTGTCCCGGTTTCTCACGTCCTCATCTGTACGCTCAATACCACTGTCAACACCATTGGGTTCGCCATCTTGTAAATCGCTGACTATCTAAGTGGCGTGTCGTACAGTATAgccgcattgcattctgggactctAAGTTCAGCATTTGTACAAGTGTTGGTCTGTGCTGGATTTCTCATGAATACGACGCACTGGAAAATGCAggaagtgagaaaagaagctcttgcctgtttgtttttaggagctaacagtAAATCCTGacttatatattattttatttttgaggttacaatttttttctctcctattCAAGCGCCATTTTAAGTTTGCTAGCAGTAAACGGTGTGACGTCATCCCTACACACactgctaacttctcacaggaataacagAAATAAAGCACCAACCATCAAAtcagcaccagaatcactacAAACACCACAAACATTTCAATATAAGCATGTTTAATGTTACTCAGGGTGGAGTTTTTCCTTTAACTAAATGTATTAGGCTGGTACATGGAcgtaaaaacaaaatcaacatcAAAATCACCGTGTGGAATGGATTTATCCGAGTCGACTCCCGCTGTCTAGATTAGAGAGAGAATCGATTCTTCGGAATCGACTCCCAGCTCTGTGCCACTACAGTTGTAGAGTCGGCTTGTTGCTGTCAGGTTTAGTCAAGTGCACTTTCAGGAAAATGGCTCCCGTAAAGAACAGAGTGTTTGTTGTTGGGGTGGGGATGACAAAGGTAAAACAAATGGTGctgaattgtttatttttaaataagctaACTAATCTAACAAACGTCTGTTTAGTTACCCGTATGCGACATGCTAGCTTGCTAGGGTTTTAGCTTGGTTTGGTTTGACTGTCACAATTTGACTTGTTTGAaagatttataaatgtaatttaaactATGTAACTACACGACATATTTTCTAGCCAGTCTTAGGAAGCTTATCAGTGAGCTGTCAAGCAATTACATATctttttaaaagtattatttGCCTAGATAACACTGATAATTTGACAGTTGTTggattctacaaaaaaaaaaaaaaaatctgcataaTGTTTTTGACTTATTTCCACCCCCTCATAGCctatacacattaaatattCTAGCTACATTTTATAAGATCTCATATTTGATTTGCAATAACTTTAATCTGCGTAGAGTTCAAGCTTGCTCTTACACAATCAATGCTATAGTAGGTGAGAGTTCATAGAGTTCATAGTTCATTGGCACATCAGTGTTTCCCAGTTACTATGAtatcattcattccttcatcttcattatcctggtcaggaggaggaggaggaggaggatgatgatgatgatggtggtggtggtggtggtggacaGGGTTGTCAGGTCTCACCCCAAACCCAAAGTCATTGTTTTATTCACCTGACTTGAAAGCAGAACCGCAGACTAATTTTAAAACTCGCCCAACAACAGTCAAACGTAGactttccttctctttcataacatttttttcagccCAAAACGACCCattttggtgtaaaaaaaaatggccgtGGAGAATCGTGGATTTTGACCGGGACACACCCAGGACGGGTCGCCAGTCCACCATTTGCACACTTTAACGCGCCCTAGGTGCAGTTTAGATTCACCAATACGGATCCTAGCAATGTTTCTAAGacatgggaggaaaccggagaacctggaggaaacccacacttacacagaaataaagagagaacatAGAATGTGTAACATACTTATGCAGAATGactgttactttaaaaaaaaaaaaattcttgtttCTATTACCTTGTTTCTTTTCCTTCCGTCAGTACAGTAAATCAagtctcatcctctctctctcttatatttGCAGTTTGATAAGCCAGGTgcgagagatggagattatCCAGAAATGGCCAAAGAAGCAGGTATGATTTTAGTTCCCCACCCAATGATTTAACCTGTATAAATCAACATCTTTATTGACTTCACTTTATCTGTTTTTAGGAGAGAAAGCATTGGCTGACGCAGGAGTGCCATATTCTGCAGTTGAGCAGGCCTGCGTGGGTTATGTCTATGGTAcactcttttcatttctttatagCGGCGTCATTGCCTGTTGGGATTAGTCAAATACTCCAATTATGATATTAAACCTAACGTTTTGCTTGGTACTGTGTTTCTTCCCGACAGGCGACTCTACCTGCGGACAGCGTGCTATATACCACGGGCTGGGACTGTCGGGAATCCCTATCATCAACGTCAATAACAACTGTTCCACGGGTTCCACAGCGCTCTTCGTGGCCCGACAGCTCGTCCAGGGAGGTATGAGACATGGCATGTTATCTCGGTATTAATAATACGTTTGATCTGACTAGAACTTATTTTACAAACGTCCTAAACTCTGGAAATTGTAGAATCCGTTCTATCTCAGCGTTTCAATTATTCAATTTCTGAGTGTTCTCAAAAGGATTGTGGGGCTGTATGTATTACCCATATTAcctaatatgtatatatgtacatgatCCAGAATATTCTTGATTGCGTTCTATAAAACCCTGCATGTCTTTACAGGTTTGGCTGATTGTGTGCTCGCTTTGGGTTTTGAGAAGATGGAAAGAGGCTCCTTGTCCTCTAAGGTGAAAGAACAGAAGCTGTAGCTACACATTCATGAGACGACATGGAGGGTTAAACAAACAAGGAAACCAATCTTTCTGCCCTGAAAGGGTGGCCATTTATGATTTCTTGGTCTAGGAATGTATTGTCATTATAATGGTATGTTGAATAAAAGTGAAGTagaactgtgttttgttttttttaaacagtacatGGACAGAACCAACCCTATGGACAAACACATGGAGGTGATGATCAACCGATATGGCATGGCTGCAGCTCCGGCAGCACCTCAGATGTTTGGCAACGCCGGGAGAGAGCACATGGAGAAGTATGGTAAGACGTGAAATCAGGAAATCTTTTCGCAATTGGAAAAGGCAAAAAGCTTTAGACTCGTGACATGGGTGCGTGTTGTCCGTATGTTGTAGGAACCAAGCCGGAACACTTTGCCAAAATTGCCTGGAAGAATCACAAGCACTCGACCAACAACCCGTATGTTAGACAAACCCCTCCCATGCAATTAGAGATAAAGGCATCCATTACAGATAGTGTTTACCATGCTGAGTTATTTTgcctttggttaaaaaaaaaaaagggggcatttctttcattatatatgttataaTCTCTCTCCACACGTCCTCCCAGGTATTCTCAGTTCCAGGACGAGTACAGTCTGGAGCAGGTGATTAAATCCCGTAAGGTTTTTGAGTTCCTCACACTTCTTCAGTGCTGGTAAGTAGCTTTCTTAGGGCTCATACAGCTTAGGACTTAATCTGTTCCAGGTAAGAACATCTTgtaatgtgtgcgtgtgttaagCCCTACGTCCGACGGAGCAGGAGCAGCAGTGCTAGCCAGCGAGGGCTTTGTGAGGAAGCACGGTCTGGAGGCCAAAGCCGTGGAGATCATCGCTCAGGAGATGGTCACTGATCTCTCAACAACATTCGAGGAGAACAGCTGCATCAAGATGGTTTGTGGAGGACAAGGGAGCTAAATttaggagcaaaaaaaaaaaaaaaaagttttttcataataaataaagcagctCCACACAGAGTGAACACCTACACCTTATTTACATATCATACAGCACGCCCAATTTCCCTTCATCTGCATATCATTTGCATGAAACACGATTCCTCTGCCCTCGATAGTTAActgaatgttttccttttacgGTTCACTTTATAAATCAGGACGTGCTTCATGGTAATTAGATGTGTAGAATGATTAAATGGGGGGAGGCATGGTATATGCATATGATATGCAAATAAGCTACATGTGGGCAGAGCTTGCATTAATACAGCTGAAGCAGATTCCTTGTTTGCACtcgtatgtttattttttaaagtttgttttaaatcggacgcgggtttttttttgctctgatgGTGTCATTGTTTCAAGctacagtcttttttttattcttttttttttttttaaattaagcgATCACACACTTCTTCTAacagtttaaaaatgattatttatttcattatttctttattttaaatttatactaCTCCACTCTTCAGGTCGGCTATGACATGACGCGCCTTGCTACTAAAAAGTGCCTCATGTCGGCAGGCCTGAATCCGGCGGACGTTGACGTCATCGAGCTGCATGACTGTTTCTCAGCCAACGAGCTCATCACGTACGAAGCGCTCGGTCTTTGTCCTGAAggtatttcttcttcttttttctttttttttcttttttcttttttttttagttctcaTAAAAACATCAGGTTTGTGATTTACaaattttatcatttattgACAATGTAGTCTTGGTTGCTTAAACGGCACATATCtagcatttattatattttccgCGAAATGGCAGAGTTATATAATTTCCTCACCAGAATTTATATATTAGCGATTTGTTTAACTGGTTTTAGTTCATTactgctggaaaataaatatattaattaaagatTAAGTCTTTTGCATGTCGCTTTCTTGTCCACTCACAGGTAAAGCCGGAGAGCTGATAGACAGAGGAGACAACACGTACGGAGGCAAGTGGGTGGTTAACCCGAGCGGAGGGCTCATTTCGAAGGGACACCCGCTCGGCGCTACAGGTGTGGCTGCAGAGAGTTCCTCAGGGGCAGgggctcaaatgtaaaaaaaaaaagaaagaactatAATCACATCACCAAAAAactaactttaatttaactgCATATTCTTATCACCCTGGCAGAAGCtgtaaacagactgtgtgtggtcacagtaatgaatatgagaatgacaCTACTAACATAACCTAacgatattttatttttacattcatagaaataattacaacaaaacgccaacttttaaaaatctttaaaagaaaattgaaTTTGTagaaaattgaaataaaaagaaacgaCAGTATTACTGTCCACAAATGTAGTGACACACGGCATGTATGTCACTTACTGTAAAAGTcagtaaaactatttatttcaaaattaaatgtatatttggCAGCAGCACTCTTGATTTCCATAAAACCGCAGCAGTGCTTGCTTGTCTTTTTAGTCTCAAAGCTTGTAATTTTTGCcttctaaatttcattttaaaaagataaattgaGATTTTAATGATCTTAGGGTAATTAGCATATGTATTGTGTAACACCGACGCTCACTCTTTGTAAACATAtgaagcttttttatttttgcaactatctgtattaacatattaactcaccctttcacttcctccttcttcagtttatctttaattttctgctgtctctgtctgtttggcaccgtgcctttactgactatataacatGCATACGATATAACAAGGTCACTTGCATGTCTGGAGGTTTAACAAGCTTGAGTAGCTAGTGCTTACCGACACATTCCCTCTCAATCGATTTGAAAACTAGCGATaagaatataaaacactgcCAATATTATGAAAAGGGTTTGAATTCAAATGgcttttacataatataattgtttattatttaatgttgaGAGGGGAACTGGTATGTCCCTGGTACAGAAGGAGAAGCTTACTATGAGGGAATTAAGTGATGCAACGTAACGTGTTAAGAATCGAGCAAAGTGGGTGTTAATAGGCTCAAGCGAAACACCTGCTGCGGGGGAAACATACGCCTGGATATAGAACATAATCCTTTACTTTTATtcctttataatatataaaacgcctaattttctctctaattaCACGCCAAGTTTCTACAATGTGTTGGATTTTTTGCTTTctggttattgtttttttttttattcattctcataaatattttttatttaggagAAAACTAATTATTAGAGCATTTTAGAGACTTTAGTGATGGATCTACTGTATTTAGGTTCTAAAtacagatctggcaacccggaCATATGTCAGGAGTAACACAAAATTCAACACGTTAAACAGAACATCCGTGATAGTTATTTCCCCCAAATGGTATAGAATGTGCCTTTCAATCTAAACTGCTCGTAATGTAATACGTTACTACGTATAATTTGTATTTGATAAATATCTCCAGATTCCtccgtttgtgtgtttaagtgtgtaaAGTGCATTTGTTTGAATGCACCCATCGTGTTACAGAGTACATAGGGTACTTTGGTCTTGCTGGGGTGATCTCGTCCGTCCGTTTAACGACTTTGGCACTTTGATTCTCtgacctgattttttttttttaacatgggcTGCAAGATTTGATTGCTGAGGTCTGTCTCAGGTTGTTGAGGCTTTAACCGTGCGCTGTGTTCGATTGCTCAGGTCTGGCACAGTGTGCAGAGCTGTGCTGGCAGTTAAGAGGTGAGGCGGGGAAAAGGCAGGTCCCAGGAGCGAAGGTCGCCCTGCAGCACAACATCGGCCTTGGCGGAGCTGTAGTGGTCACGCTATACAGGATGGGATTCACTCAAGAAGCAAGGTGAGAGATCACACGCTCGCTACTATTAATCTTTGTTTTAGAAGGATTACTTGCAGCTAAACTGGTTTATCTACTCGTACAGTAGTAACACACAATCCCTGGACTTTTccacaacctggaactgaaatagaTTTAACTGCAATGTTATAACCATAGCCAAAATAACCATGATATTGAAATGCAAGGAAAAATCTTTTGCAAAGTTATTTACAAATAACCCCCTCCCCgctgcacacacatttaaaaccCTAAAGACGTTCTGGTGCAACCAGATGCTATGAGAAATCGTATAattaactgaataataattagCAGATGAAagatctatctatttatctatttatttatttatttttataaatacatacattctGACATTCACGTTGCTGAATTAATAATCTGTCAGGACTTATTACAGTCATATTGCACCTCTAGGACCTTGGACTTTATTCGTAACCCCCGGTTTACAATCTGGAACGTTATTTTGTGCATTAATACTCCCCAACCCACA contains:
- the czib gene encoding CXXC motif containing zinc binding protein isoform X1, whose amino-acid sequence is MGKFGLQFKATLENVTNVRPDGDDFRWYLKLKCGNCGEISDKWQYITLLDSMPLKGGRGSASMVQKCKLCSRENSIDILKDTITPYNSRVEGWFESIPVASLRWRTVSGSRRWCSLSVEASSRSTSNLRLDLRLRAQRRPPSSLKSTFRRKTGQTMTRKLASQWASMKSHISLSSVESIGDGAQMLWLEIQQRKRDFIQGTFIKFNKNTLIVVVEIVNGCVWGEQARTFTA
- the czib gene encoding CXXC motif containing zinc binding protein isoform X3; translated protein: MGKFGLQFKATLENVTNVRPDGDDFRWYLKLKCGNCGEISDKWQYITLLDSMPLKGGRGSASMVQKCKLCSRENSIDILKDTITPYNVEDSERFKTMVQFECRGLEPVDFQPQAGFAAKGAETTTQFPEINLQEKDWTDYDEKAGESVGIYEVTHQFIKC
- the czib gene encoding CXXC motif containing zinc binding protein isoform X2, with the translated sequence MPLKGGRGSASMVQKCKLCSRENSIDILKDTITPYNSRVEGWFESIPVASLRWRTVSGSRRWCSLSVEASSRSTSNLRLDLRLRAQRRPPSSLKSTFRRKTGQTMTRKLASQWASMKSHISLSSVESIGDGAQMLWLEIQQRKRDFIQGTFIKFNKNTLIVVVEIVNGCVWGEQARTFTA
- the scp2a gene encoding sterol carrier protein 2, coding for MAPVKNRVFVVGVGMTKFDKPGARDGDYPEMAKEAGEKALADAGVPYSAVEQACVGYVYGDSTCGQRAIYHGLGLSGIPIINVNNNCSTGSTALFVARQLVQGGLADCVLALGFEKMERGSLSSKYMDRTNPMDKHMEVMINRYGMAAAPAAPQMFGNAGREHMEKYGTKPEHFAKIAWKNHKHSTNNPYSQFQDEYSLEQVIKSRKVFEFLTLLQCCPTSDGAGAAVLASEGFVRKHGLEAKAVEIIAQEMVTDLSTTFEENSCIKMVGYDMTRLATKKCLMSAGLNPADVDVIELHDCFSANELITYEALGLCPEGKAGELIDRGDNTYGGKWVVNPSGGLISKGHPLGATGLAQCAELCWQLRGEAGKRQVPGAKVALQHNIGLGGAVVVTLYRMGFTQEARSQIAAVPTSAVSGLEGFKSHAVFKEIEKVLQEEGEAYVKKIGGVFTFKVKDGPDGKEALWVVDVKNGKGLVNNDAGKKSDCTIMMSDADLIELMTGKLNPQTAFFQGKLKITGNMGMAMKLQSLQLTPGKAKL